One window of Athalia rosae chromosome 2, iyAthRosa1.1, whole genome shotgun sequence genomic DNA carries:
- the LOC125500049 gene encoding uncharacterized protein LOC125500049: MKMMVHLELEKAMKPLRMASQVMGLNVDGVLGRFYTSLVLLIVAGLLYGSFINLSSGNEEILTKVDTVILWTQFVANGIFVFVVLGSSLVSSEQFKFPTKDLTQVDKVFSYRRLFGVRIANGHLRRLQILQILLSISIFILLGFMDIYKMIVRQFLPVFIHWLCCGYFIILSIVTDCLFVDYLAVMKQRFFQLNKLLAKILESNRTSFNIAMIYVEQRDREIVKKQNTEVSTSVEKLRILHHDLCCICTKPLCCYIIIVISIVISIKVNRSFGTQQLVNTAITLVIITGQLYEAYHFIIADNNNPAEIAAHKLMWMLFYIGRIFYISYACSRTSYEANFTASIIHEMPVQQLSNTMQYFSLQLIHENLKFNACGFFDIDFGLLCSVSN, encoded by the exons ATGAAAATGATGGTGCATCTGGAGCTGGAGAAAGCGATGAAACCTCTTCGAATGGCGTCTCAAGTGATGGGTCTGAACGTGGATGGGGTCTTAGGTCGTTTTTACACGTCCCTAGTGCTTTTAATCGTAGCAGGACTTCTCTACGGAAGTTTTATAAATCTTTCGAgcggaaatgaagaaatattaaCCAAAGTTGACACCGTTATTTTATGGACCCAATTCGTGGCGAACGGAATTTTCGTATTTGTCGTTCTAGGAAGCAGTCTAGTCAGCAGTGAACAGTTCAAATTTCCTACCAAGGATTTAACGCAGGTTGACAAAGTCTTCAG TTATCGCAGATTATTCGGCGTTCGAATCGCGAACGGTCATCTGCGACGTCTTCAAATCCTGCAAATATTGTTGTCGATTTCAATCTTCATACTGCTCGGGTTTATGGATATTTACAAGATGatcgttcgccaatttttaccTGTTTTCATACACTGGTTATGCTGCGggtattttataatattgtCAATTGTAACGGATTGCTTGTTCGTCGATTACCTGGCTGTCATGAAACAAAGATTTTTCCAACTCAACAAGCTTCTGGCGAAAATCTTAGAATCTAACAGAACGTCGTTCAACATCGCAATGATTTACGTCGAGCAACGAGATcgggaaattgtgaaaaaacaaaacaccgAGGTATCGACGAGCGTTGAAAAACTGAGAATCCTCCACCACGATCTCTGCTGCATTTGTACGAAG CCCCTTTGCTGttatattatcatcgttatttcaattgttatttccATAAAGGTAAACAGATCTTTCGGTACCCAGCAACTCGTAAATACAGCAATAACCCTCGTCATAATAACCGGACAGCTTTACGAAGCCTATCATTTTATAATTGCCGATAACAATAATCCGGCCGAAATAGCTGCTCACAAACTAATGTGGATGTTGTTTTACATCGGtcgtatattttacataagTTACGCCTGCAGTCGAACAAGTTACGAG GCTAATTTCACCGCTTCGATTATCCACGAAATGCCCGTACAGCAGTTATCGAACACC ATGCAGTATTTTTCGCTCCAGCTTATTCACGAAAATCTTAAATTTAACGCGTGCGGATTCTTCGACATCGATTTTGGACTGTTGTGTTCGGTAAGTAATTGA